One genomic region from Kineobactrum salinum encodes:
- a CDS encoding ABC transporter ATP-binding protein has translation MNDSDIVRCEQLGRIYRDGNRHVRVLDGVDFSLRRGEKIAIIGSSGSGKSTLLNLLGGLDEPSGGRVLIRGQDLAGLSERELCRWRNRYLGFVYQFHHLLPEFDARENVAMPLLIGGSSRRQAWLRAAALLEQVGMEHRLQHRPGELSGGERQRVAIARALVTAPDCVLMDEPTGNLDPASAQQVLALIDSLSAEQSSFVVVTHDPAIAARMDRTLELVQGSLRELADGTA, from the coding sequence ATGAATGACAGCGATATTGTACGCTGCGAACAGCTGGGACGGATCTATCGCGACGGCAACCGCCATGTCAGGGTGCTGGATGGGGTTGATTTCAGCCTCCGGCGGGGAGAGAAGATCGCGATTATCGGCAGCTCCGGCTCGGGAAAGTCCACCCTGCTCAATCTTCTGGGGGGGCTGGACGAGCCCAGTGGTGGCCGGGTGCTGATCCGCGGACAGGACCTGGCGGGCCTCAGTGAACGGGAACTGTGCCGCTGGCGCAACCGCTACCTGGGTTTTGTCTACCAGTTTCACCACCTGTTGCCGGAATTCGACGCCCGGGAAAACGTGGCCATGCCGTTACTGATTGGCGGCAGCAGCCGCAGGCAGGCCTGGCTCCGGGCTGCCGCGCTATTGGAACAGGTGGGAATGGAGCACCGCTTGCAGCACCGCCCCGGCGAACTGTCGGGTGGTGAGCGGCAACGGGTGGCTATCGCGCGAGCGCTGGTGACGGCGCCCGATTGCGTGTTGATGGATGAGCCCACCGGCAATCTGGATCCGGCCTCGGCCCAGCAGGTACTGGCCCTGATCGATTCGCTGAGCGCGGAGCAATCCTCCTTTGTCGTGGTGACTCACGACCCGGCGATTGCGGCGCGGATGGATCGTACTCTGGAGCTGGTACAGGGGTCGCTGCGGGAGTTGGCCGATGGGACGGCTTGA
- a CDS encoding NADH:ubiquinone reductase (Na(+)-transporting) subunit D, translated as MATMKETLITPIFKDNPIALQILGICSALAVTSSLQVTVVMCVALVSVTAFSNLFISSIRNYIPNSIRIIVQMTIIASLVIVVDQILKAVAYEISKQLSVFVGLIITNCIVMGRAEAFAMKNPPLPSFFDGVGNGLGYSVVLLSVAVVRELLGSGKLFGIEILPLATEGGWYVPNGLLLLPPSAFFLIGFFIWTLRSVRKEQVEKPDFTIAKHTAAEEGV; from the coding sequence ATGGCGACCATGAAAGAAACCCTCATTACGCCGATTTTCAAGGACAATCCGATTGCGCTGCAGATTCTGGGCATTTGCTCGGCGCTGGCGGTTACCTCCTCACTGCAGGTGACCGTGGTGATGTGTGTCGCGCTGGTTTCCGTGACTGCATTTTCCAACCTGTTCATTTCATCCATTCGCAACTATATCCCCAACAGCATCAGGATTATCGTGCAGATGACCATCATCGCATCGCTGGTGATCGTGGTGGACCAGATCCTGAAGGCCGTTGCCTACGAGATCAGCAAACAGCTGTCAGTGTTTGTCGGCCTGATTATCACCAACTGCATCGTGATGGGCCGCGCGGAAGCCTTCGCGATGAAAAATCCGCCGTTGCCGAGCTTCTTTGACGGCGTTGGCAATGGCCTGGGCTACAGTGTGGTCCTGCTGTCGGTCGCGGTGGTGCGGGAATTGCTGGGTTCGGGCAAGCTGTTTGGGATCGAGATCCTTCCGCTGGCCACCGAGGGTGGCTGGTACGTTCCGAACGGCCTGCTGCTGTTACCGCCCAGTGCATTTTTCCTGATCGGTTTCTTTATCTGGACGCTGCGCAGTGTGCGCAAGGAGCAGGTTGAAAAACCTGATTTCACGATAGCCAAACACACTGCAGCCGAGGAGGGCGTGTGA
- a CDS encoding FAD:protein FMN transferase, whose product MTILAAKPTAVACGTRWLFGILLALLLAGCEREQAPVQLSGATMGTSWQVTYLPPAGAAVERSQLQQSLEQQLEAVNDSMSTWRSDSEISRFNHSEPGDWVELSAGFTEVMQTALMIGAASGGAYDVTVSPLVDLWGFGAGSDEVLRRDLPSAAEIASRLERVGQQYLELDVAASRLRKQRDVALDLSSIAKGYAVDLLAQELLSQQIDNFLVEVGGEIRVAGHSPRGDAWRVAIERPGTGTRSPARALAVTDKAVATSGDYRNFFEVDGRRYSHSIDPRTGSPVTHDLVSVTVIADDCTSADGWATALEVLGEEAALELAEEQGLAVYLMRRTSDGIVSSHSSAFSPWLDSGTQGGN is encoded by the coding sequence TTGACGATTTTGGCGGCTAAACCCACAGCCGTTGCCTGCGGTACCCGATGGCTCTTTGGCATCCTGCTGGCGCTGCTGCTGGCTGGTTGCGAGCGTGAGCAGGCGCCGGTACAGCTGTCCGGCGCAACCATGGGCACCAGCTGGCAGGTGACCTACCTGCCGCCTGCGGGTGCTGCGGTTGAGCGCAGCCAGCTGCAGCAGAGTCTCGAGCAGCAGCTGGAGGCAGTGAATGACAGCATGTCCACCTGGCGTAGCGATTCGGAAATCAGCCGCTTCAATCACAGCGAGCCCGGCGACTGGGTTGAGCTGTCGGCCGGTTTCACTGAAGTCATGCAGACCGCCCTGATGATCGGCGCGGCGTCCGGGGGCGCCTATGACGTCACCGTCAGCCCCCTGGTGGACCTGTGGGGTTTTGGAGCGGGGAGCGACGAGGTCCTGCGCCGGGACCTGCCCTCCGCCGCCGAGATCGCATCCCGGCTGGAGCGGGTGGGGCAGCAGTACCTGGAGCTGGACGTGGCTGCGAGCCGGCTGCGCAAGCAGCGGGATGTGGCGCTGGATCTGTCATCCATTGCCAAGGGCTATGCGGTGGATTTGTTGGCACAGGAGTTACTGTCGCAACAAATCGACAATTTCCTGGTCGAAGTAGGAGGAGAGATACGCGTGGCCGGGCACAGTCCCCGCGGCGATGCTTGGCGGGTGGCGATTGAGCGGCCCGGCACCGGAACCCGCAGCCCGGCCAGGGCGCTGGCTGTGACCGACAAGGCGGTAGCGACCTCCGGCGATTACCGCAATTTCTTCGAGGTGGATGGCCGGCGCTATTCCCACAGTATCGACCCGCGGACCGGCTCCCCGGTCACTCATGATCTGGTATCGGTAACGGTCATCGCGGACGATTGTACCAGTGCCGATGGCTGGGCCACTGCATTGGAAGTACTGGGGGAGGAGGCGGCACTGGAGCTGGCGGAAGAGCAGGGACTGGCGGTCTATTTGATGCGACGTACCAGCGACGGTATTGTGAGCAGTCACTCCAGCGCATTTTCTCCGTGGCTGGACAGCGGTACACAAGGTGGCAACTGA
- a CDS encoding Na(+)-translocating NADH-quinone reductase subunit C yields MSKNDGIRKTLLVALSLCIVCSVVVSTAAVLLKPAQDVNRTLDRKRNILAAAGMLEEGVPVDEQFAQVQTRVVDLRTGEFSDAVDISNYDQLKAAKNPAQSQNLAGDDDIAQIGRREHYAPVYLVETEDGELDKVILPIRGYGLWSTLHGFIALEADGNTVAGLGFYDHGETPGLGGEVDNPRWKAQWPGKQVYRDGEVEIALAKGSVDSASPLAQWRVDGLSGATLTSRGVSQLVQFWLGEQGFEPFLSKLKAGEA; encoded by the coding sequence GTGTCTAAGAACGACGGCATCAGAAAAACCCTGCTGGTCGCGCTGTCCCTGTGCATCGTCTGTTCAGTGGTGGTGTCAACCGCCGCAGTCCTGCTGAAGCCGGCCCAGGATGTCAACCGGACGCTGGATCGCAAGCGCAATATTCTGGCCGCCGCGGGTATGCTGGAGGAGGGTGTGCCGGTGGATGAGCAATTCGCCCAGGTTCAGACCCGGGTGGTGGATCTGCGCACCGGCGAGTTTAGCGACGCGGTGGATATTTCGAATTACGACCAGCTGAAAGCGGCGAAGAATCCTGCGCAGTCGCAGAATCTTGCGGGCGACGATGATATCGCCCAGATCGGGCGGCGCGAGCACTATGCGCCGGTCTATCTGGTCGAGACTGAAGATGGCGAGCTGGACAAGGTGATTCTGCCCATCCGCGGTTACGGCCTGTGGTCCACCCTGCATGGTTTTATCGCGCTGGAGGCCGATGGCAACACGGTGGCGGGCCTGGGCTTTTATGATCACGGGGAGACGCCCGGCCTGGGGGGCGAGGTCGACAATCCGAGGTGGAAGGCACAGTGGCCGGGCAAGCAGGTGTACCGCGATGGCGAGGTGGAAATTGCGCTCGCCAAGGGCAGCGTCGACTCCGCCAGCCCGCTGGCCCAATGGCGCGTCGACGGCCTGTCGGGCGCCACCCTCACCAGCCGCGGCGTATCCCAGCTGGTGCAATTCTGGCTGGGCGAGCAGGGCTTCGAGCCATTTCTTAGCAAACTGAAAGCAGGGGAGGCCTGA
- the nqrM gene encoding (Na+)-NQR maturation NqrM: MTVFVLSVVIIALIMSIMAVGVLSGRGPIKGSCGGIGALGMDTACDICGGDPKRCEEETRDGDVSDQQVQYYPADKH, translated from the coding sequence ATGACAGTTTTTGTGCTCAGTGTAGTGATCATCGCCCTCATCATGTCGATCATGGCTGTGGGCGTTCTCTCGGGGCGCGGACCGATCAAGGGTTCCTGCGGTGGTATCGGGGCCCTGGGCATGGACACGGCCTGTGATATCTGCGGCGGCGATCCCAAACGCTGTGAGGAAGAAACCCGTGACGGCGATGTCTCCGACCAGCAGGTGCAGTATTATCCCGCCGACAAGCACTAG
- the nqrF gene encoding NADH:ubiquinone reductase (Na(+)-transporting) subunit F, with amino-acid sequence MNITIVLGVTMFTAIVLALVAVILAARSRLVSSGEVAIEINGEKTLHVAAGGKLLQTLSEGGLFLPSACGGGGTCAQCKCIVTEGGGAMLPTEESHFTRRDAQEGWRLSCQTSVKQDMKIKVPEEVFGVKQWECTVDSNPNVATFIKELTLRLPEGENVDFRAGGYVQLECPPHHVKFKDFDIDAEYRSDWERFGFFELESKIDEPVIRAYSMANYPEERGVVKFNIRIATPPPGSEGIPPGIMSSWVFNLKPGDKVKVYGPFGEFFAKDTDAEMIFIGGGAGMAPMRSHIFDQLRRLNSKRKISFWYGARSLREMFYVEDYDQLAAENDNFEWHVALSDPQPEDNWEGLTGFIHTVLFEEYLKNHPAPEDCEYYMCGPPMMNAAVIRMLTDLGVEPENILLDDFGG; translated from the coding sequence ATGAATATTACGATTGTACTTGGCGTAACGATGTTCACGGCGATAGTACTCGCCCTGGTGGCCGTGATCCTGGCCGCCCGCTCACGCCTGGTAAGTAGCGGCGAAGTGGCCATCGAAATCAATGGTGAAAAAACCTTGCATGTTGCCGCTGGCGGCAAGCTGTTGCAGACCTTGTCCGAGGGCGGCCTGTTTCTGCCCTCCGCCTGTGGTGGCGGCGGCACCTGCGCCCAGTGCAAGTGCATTGTCACCGAAGGCGGCGGGGCGATGTTACCCACGGAAGAGTCCCACTTTACCCGCCGCGATGCCCAGGAGGGCTGGCGCCTGAGCTGCCAGACTTCGGTCAAGCAGGACATGAAGATCAAGGTGCCGGAAGAGGTGTTCGGGGTCAAGCAGTGGGAATGCACCGTCGACAGCAATCCCAATGTGGCCACCTTCATCAAGGAACTGACCCTGCGTCTGCCCGAGGGCGAGAACGTTGACTTCCGCGCCGGTGGCTATGTGCAGCTGGAATGTCCGCCGCATCATGTCAAGTTCAAGGACTTCGATATCGATGCGGAATATCGCTCTGACTGGGAACGCTTTGGTTTTTTCGAACTGGAGTCGAAAATCGACGAGCCCGTCATTCGCGCCTACTCCATGGCCAACTATCCCGAAGAGCGCGGTGTGGTCAAGTTCAATATCCGCATCGCGACCCCGCCGCCAGGCAGCGAGGGTATTCCGCCCGGCATCATGTCTTCCTGGGTGTTCAACCTGAAGCCCGGGGACAAGGTCAAGGTCTACGGTCCATTTGGTGAATTCTTTGCCAAGGATACCGACGCCGAGATGATCTTTATCGGCGGCGGTGCCGGCATGGCCCCGATGCGCTCGCATATTTTCGACCAGCTGCGCCGTCTCAACAGCAAGCGCAAGATATCCTTCTGGTACGGCGCCCGTTCGCTGCGCGAGATGTTCTATGTCGAGGACTACGATCAACTGGCGGCGGAGAATGACAATTTCGAATGGCACGTCGCGCTGTCCGACCCCCAGCCAGAGGACAACTGGGAGGGGCTCACGGGCTTTATTCACACCGTGTTGTTTGAAGAGTACCTGAAGAATCATCCGGCGCCGGAAGATTGCGAGTACTACATGTGCGGGCCGCCAATGATGAACGCCGCGGTGATACGGATGCTGACCGATCTGGGTGTGGAACCCGAGAATATCCTGCTTGACGATTTTGGCGGCTAA
- the nqrE gene encoding NADH:ubiquinone reductase (Na(+)-transporting) subunit E, protein MEQYLSLFIRAVFIENMALAFFLGMCTFLAISKKVQAAIGLGIAVIVVLTITVPVNNLIYNNLLADGALAWAGLPDVDLSFLGLLSYIGVIAAIVQIMEMFLDKYVPVLYNALGVFLPLITVNCAILGASLFMVERDYDFGESVVFGAGAGVGWALAIIALAGIREKLKYSDVPDGLQGLGITFITVGLMSLGFMSFGGMNI, encoded by the coding sequence ATGGAACAGTATCTGAGCCTTTTCATTCGCGCTGTCTTCATCGAGAACATGGCGCTGGCCTTCTTCCTCGGCATGTGCACCTTCCTGGCCATTTCCAAGAAAGTGCAGGCGGCCATCGGTCTGGGCATCGCTGTCATTGTGGTGCTGACCATCACCGTGCCCGTCAACAACCTGATCTACAACAATCTGCTGGCAGATGGGGCGCTGGCCTGGGCGGGGCTGCCCGATGTCGATCTCAGCTTCCTTGGCCTGCTGTCCTATATCGGCGTGATTGCTGCGATCGTGCAGATCATGGAGATGTTCCTCGACAAATACGTGCCGGTACTCTACAACGCACTCGGGGTTTTCCTGCCACTGATTACCGTGAACTGCGCCATTCTGGGCGCCTCATTGTTCATGGTCGAGCGGGACTACGATTTTGGAGAGAGCGTTGTTTTCGGTGCCGGTGCGGGTGTCGGCTGGGCGCTGGCCATTATTGCGCTGGCCGGCATTCGCGAAAAACTCAAGTACAGTGATGTACCCGATGGCTTGCAGGGCCTGGGCATAACCTTTATCACCGTGGGGTTGATGTCACTGGGTTTTATGTCCTTCGGCGGTATGAACATCTAG
- a CDS encoding lipoprotein-releasing ABC transporter permease subunit — MGRLERLRIAVRYSFAFGRGYLSTFLSSLSTLGLVLAIALLITVLSVMNGFDKEMRERILNLVPHVTVHSQQPLHDWQPLARMLQTHSAVLAATPFVQFDALFLRGSDIETGTGMGLAADSDGGLLAALPAAAREQLRSRPDSLLLGSGLARQLGVKEGDILTLIAPQADAGAAATRTQFASVVLTGIIHTGTELDQAAALVNLEQASELAGLDGGISGLQLWTRDLFKVNELGRELVDTLPVGYYGTNWMMTHGNLYAAIQLSRDLVSILLFSIIAVAAFNVVSSLVLVVFDKQGDIAILRTLGASGRDISSIFVMQGAMIGLLGAVLGSLGGVLLSLVIGPAAAGLEQLLGFNFLDTDVYPVSFLPVDILLTDVLLVGGVAFGMCVLAALYPARRAAGLAPALILHQERA, encoded by the coding sequence ATGGGACGGCTTGAGCGGCTCCGGATAGCGGTCCGCTACAGCTTTGCGTTTGGCCGCGGTTATCTGTCGACCTTTCTCTCCTCGCTATCTACCCTGGGTCTGGTACTTGCCATCGCGCTGCTGATCACAGTGCTCTCGGTCATGAACGGTTTTGACAAGGAGATGCGGGAGCGCATCCTGAACCTGGTGCCACATGTCACGGTCCACTCACAGCAGCCATTGCACGACTGGCAGCCGCTCGCCCGAATGCTGCAGACCCATTCCGCAGTGCTGGCGGCAACGCCTTTTGTGCAATTCGATGCACTGTTCCTGCGCGGCAGTGATATCGAGACCGGCACCGGTATGGGGCTGGCTGCAGATAGTGATGGCGGTCTGCTCGCGGCGCTGCCCGCCGCGGCCCGGGAGCAACTGCGGTCACGCCCCGACAGCCTGTTGCTGGGCAGTGGCCTTGCGCGCCAGCTGGGCGTGAAGGAGGGCGATATCCTGACCCTGATCGCGCCCCAGGCGGACGCAGGCGCTGCCGCTACCAGGACACAGTTTGCCAGTGTGGTACTGACCGGCATCATCCACACCGGGACCGAACTGGACCAGGCGGCCGCGCTGGTCAATCTGGAACAGGCCTCCGAACTGGCCGGCCTGGACGGGGGCATTAGCGGCCTGCAGCTGTGGACCCGCGATCTGTTCAAGGTCAACGAGCTGGGCCGCGAGCTGGTCGACACCCTGCCGGTGGGCTATTACGGCACCAACTGGATGATGACCCATGGCAATCTGTACGCGGCCATCCAGCTGTCCCGCGACCTGGTAAGCATCCTGCTGTTTTCAATCATCGCCGTCGCCGCGTTCAACGTCGTCTCCTCGCTGGTACTGGTGGTGTTCGACAAGCAGGGCGACATCGCCATCTTGCGGACCCTGGGGGCCTCTGGCCGCGATATCAGCAGCATATTCGTCATGCAGGGGGCGATGATCGGCCTGCTGGGGGCCGTTCTGGGCAGTCTCGGCGGCGTCCTGTTGAGTTTGGTCATTGGTCCCGCCGCAGCTGGGCTGGAACAGCTGCTGGGCTTCAATTTCCTCGATACCGATGTCTATCCGGTGTCATTTCTGCCGGTGGATATACTGCTGACCGATGTGCTGCTGGTGGGCGGCGTCGCCTTCGGCATGTGCGTGCTGGCAGC
- a CDS encoding lipoprotein-releasing ABC transporter permease subunit, which translates to MLQPSFRSRYVLFVGLRYSFSRKRNRFASVIASVSMLGMVLGVTSLITVLSIMNGFSGELRNRILSLVPHGYVLPANGGLERWEELALRLEQAGGVEAVAPYISNKVILAGSQSLRGAVLSAIDPAREVAVSELDEALVAGQLGDLEHEPYSIILGVTLARALGVRPGDRLEVTVPRLTVTPLGTFPRSKRLRVVGLFAISAQADGYQAYVSLATGQKLFGLGDRVDGLQLRTPELMSAPATLARLGAGLGPELQVRDWSQTQGSLFRAIRMEKVMVGLLLLSVVAVAAFNIISTLVMSVAEKRGDIAVLRTMGARAGDIMRIFVAHGLGLAAVGIGLGTLAGIALASHVAAVTKTVESLLGVKLFDPAVYFISELPAQLLWQDVLVVVAASFLLSLVATLYPAWRASRIAPAEVLRYE; encoded by the coding sequence GTGCTGCAACCCTCCTTCCGTTCCCGCTATGTGCTGTTCGTTGGCCTGCGCTACAGTTTCAGCCGCAAACGCAACCGTTTCGCCAGCGTCATTGCCTCGGTATCCATGCTGGGCATGGTGCTGGGCGTCACCAGCCTGATCACCGTGCTGTCCATCATGAACGGTTTCTCCGGCGAACTGCGCAACCGCATCCTGTCGCTGGTGCCCCACGGCTATGTGCTGCCTGCGAACGGCGGGCTCGAACGCTGGGAGGAGCTGGCCCTGCGCCTGGAACAGGCCGGCGGCGTGGAGGCAGTGGCGCCCTATATCAGCAACAAGGTGATCCTCGCTGGCTCCCAGTCATTGCGCGGTGCCGTGCTGAGCGCGATTGACCCGGCCAGGGAGGTGGCTGTATCCGAACTCGACGAGGCCCTGGTAGCGGGACAGCTGGGAGATCTCGAGCACGAGCCCTACAGTATCATCCTGGGCGTCACCCTGGCCCGGGCACTGGGCGTTCGGCCCGGAGACCGCCTGGAGGTGACTGTGCCGCGGCTCACGGTAACCCCCCTGGGAACCTTTCCGCGCAGCAAGCGCCTGCGCGTGGTCGGCCTGTTTGCGATCAGCGCCCAGGCTGACGGCTACCAGGCCTACGTGTCGCTGGCAACCGGCCAGAAACTGTTCGGGCTGGGCGATCGCGTCGATGGCCTGCAGCTGCGCACTCCGGAGTTGATGAGCGCCCCCGCGACGCTGGCTCGCCTAGGTGCCGGGTTGGGGCCCGAGCTGCAGGTGCGCGACTGGAGCCAGACCCAGGGCAGCCTGTTCCGCGCCATCAGGATGGAAAAGGTCATGGTGGGCCTGTTGCTGTTGAGCGTGGTTGCGGTGGCGGCCTTCAATATCATTTCCACGCTGGTGATGTCGGTGGCGGAAAAGCGTGGCGACATTGCGGTTTTGCGCACGATGGGCGCGCGCGCAGGCGACATCATGCGCATATTCGTCGCCCATGGCCTGGGTCTGGCGGCTGTTGGCATTGGCCTGGGTACGCTGGCCGGCATCGCCCTCGCCAGCCATGTCGCCGCAGTGACCAAAACAGTGGAATCATTGCTGGGCGTCAAGCTGTTTGATCCGGCGGTGTATTTTATCAGCGAACTGCCGGCGCAGTTGCTGTGGCAGGATGTGCTGGTGGTGGTGGCTGCCTCCTTTCTGCTCAGTCTTGTCGCCACATTGTATCCCGCCTGGCGGGCTTCGCGGATCGCCCCGGCCGAGGTATTGCGCTATGAATGA